The Methanothermobacter tenebrarum genome has a window encoding:
- a CDS encoding RNA polymerase Rpb4 family protein, producing the protein MIGKKVVETEPVPMAEVKVILEKFADKYEFTYEQNLALEHVKKFSKIDYENAQKLIEELTELPNIKKKHAVRLADLMPEDIADIRLIFAKERIPIKNKDFENILKIIEKYR; encoded by the coding sequence ATGATAGGTAAAAAAGTCGTTGAAACAGAACCGGTGCCCATGGCAGAAGTCAAAGTAATTTTAGAAAAATTCGCAGATAAATATGAATTCACATATGAACAGAACCTTGCACTTGAACATGTGAAAAAATTCTCTAAGATAGACTATGAGAACGCGCAAAAATTGATAGAAGAACTCACAGAACTTCCTAATATAAAAAAGAAACATGCAGTTCGACTTGCAGATCTCATGCCCGAGGATATTGCGGATATCCGTCTAATATTCGCCAAAGAAAGGATACCTATAAAAAATAAAGATTTTGAGAATATCTTGAAAATAATAGAAAAATATAGATAA
- a CDS encoding HemK2/MTQ2 family protein methyltransferase: protein MIKYKNFKIQVCENVYAPAEDTFLLADNLKVKEGDEVLEIGTGTGLVAIVAAEKGNVTATDINPYAIECAVKNAKINNANIRILQGDLFEPVKGEKFDIILFNTPYLPSSNEDLTGEIIDKAWDGGEDGRTIIDRFLKNVKNHLKKGGRIQIVQSSLSNIEKTIEKLRNMGFHAEITASERFFYEEIVVITGELP, encoded by the coding sequence ATGATAAAATACAAGAATTTCAAAATCCAAGTATGTGAAAACGTCTATGCTCCAGCGGAGGATACATTCTTACTCGCAGATAACCTTAAGGTAAAAGAGGGTGATGAAGTCCTTGAAATAGGGACAGGAACCGGTTTAGTGGCTATAGTCGCCGCCGAAAAGGGTAATGTAACAGCCACAGACATAAACCCCTATGCCATCGAATGTGCAGTGAAAAACGCCAAAATAAACAATGCAAACATAAGAATATTACAAGGAGATCTTTTTGAACCTGTTAAAGGCGAAAAGTTTGATATTATATTATTTAACACACCATATCTTCCAAGTTCAAATGAGGATCTTACAGGTGAAATCATTGACAAAGCTTGGGACGGGGGAGAAGATGGTAGAACCATAATAGACCGCTTCCTCAAAAATGTTAAAAATCACCTAAAAAAGGGTGGTAGAATCCAAATAGTCCAATCATCACTTTCAAACATAGAAAAGACAATAGAAAAATTAAGGAACATGGGATTTCATGCTGAAATAACAGCCTCTGAAAGATTCTTCTATGAGGAGATAGTAGTCATAACAGGTGAATTACCATGA
- the rsmA gene encoding 16S rRNA (adenine(1518)-N(6)/adenine(1519)-N(6))-dimethyltransferase RsmA yields the protein MKVNLATETKNILKKYGLHLNKRLGQHYLIDDSKRQKILSYADLKDDDVILEIGPGIGTLTIPIASRVEKVIAIEKDKKVATILKERLKDYNNVELIIGDALKIDFPYFNKIVSNLPYKISSPITFKLLEYDFKFGILMYQREFAERMIAKPGTRDYSRLSVALYFMANIEILDYIPRSAFLPPPKVDSTLIRLTPREKINGTFERTCRALFQHKKKKARNALIESFHEISKEADPREIVDLIDPGLLEKRVFTLTPEEILKISNELKKIIQCH from the coding sequence ATGAAAGTTAATCTAGCAACTGAAACTAAAAATATACTGAAAAAATATGGTCTCCATTTAAATAAAAGATTAGGTCAACATTACCTTATCGATGATTCCAAAAGGCAGAAAATATTATCCTATGCCGATTTAAAGGATGACGATGTCATATTAGAGATCGGCCCTGGAATCGGAACCCTCACAATCCCCATAGCTTCAAGAGTAGAGAAGGTCATAGCCATCGAAAAGGATAAAAAAGTCGCCACCATCCTAAAAGAGAGATTAAAAGATTATAATAATGTTGAACTAATCATAGGGGACGCCTTGAAAATTGATTTTCCATACTTCAACAAGATAGTGTCCAACCTACCCTACAAGATATCATCACCTATAACATTTAAATTACTTGAATATGATTTTAAATTTGGCATTTTAATGTACCAACGAGAGTTTGCAGAGAGAATGATAGCCAAACCAGGGACCAGAGATTATTCACGCCTTTCAGTAGCCTTATATTTCATGGCCAATATTGAGATCTTAGATTACATTCCAAGAAGCGCCTTCCTACCCCCGCCAAAGGTTGATTCTACCCTTATCAGATTAACTCCTAGGGAGAAGATTAATGGAACATTTGAGAGGACTTGCAGAGCCCTCTTCCAACATAAAAAGAAAAAAGCCAGGAACGCCCTTATCGAATCATTCCATGAAATTAGTAAAGAGGCAGATCCAAGGGAAATAGTAGATCTTATAGATCCTGGATTGTTGGAAAAGCGAGTTTTCACTTTAACCCCCGAGGAGATACTTAAAATTTCAAATGAACTTAAAAAAATAATACAATGCCACTAA
- a CDS encoding 50S ribosomal protein L21e, giving the protein MKRSKGFRSKTRHKLQRTKRVGRTNPITRKIQSFEVNDLVHIIIDPSIHRGQPHPRFHGKTGRIVDKMGKSYVVTIKDGKKDKKLIVRPEHLQLQE; this is encoded by the coding sequence ATGAAAAGATCAAAGGGTTTCAGGAGTAAAACAAGACATAAACTTCAAAGGACTAAAAGAGTTGGGAGGACAAATCCTATAACAAGGAAAATCCAAAGTTTCGAAGTGAATGATCTTGTACATATAATAATAGACCCTAGCATCCACAGGGGACAGCCACATCCACGATTCCATGGCAAAACAGGGCGAATAGTTGATAAAATGGGAAAGTCATATGTTGTCACGATAAAAGACGGTAAAAAGGATAAAAAACTCATCGTAAGACCAGAACATCTCCAATTGCAAGAGTGA
- a CDS encoding helix-turn-helix transcriptional regulator, whose product MKNNIRVLRENLGLTQEELAEKVQVTRQTIIALEKGRYNPSLELAYRITKALKKEHIEDVFIFEDQS is encoded by the coding sequence ATGAAGAACAATATACGTGTTCTAAGAGAAAATTTGGGCCTTACACAAGAAGAACTTGCAGAAAAGGTCCAAGTGACAAGACAGACCATCATAGCACTCGAAAAGGGCAGATACAACCCATCATTGGAATTAGCATACCGGATAACAAAGGCTCTTAAAAAAGAACACATAGAAGATGTTTTCATTTTCGAGGATCAGTCATGA
- the dapF gene encoding diaminopimelate epimerase, which produces MPRMILFSKMHALGNDYIIVDESRAECISEDEKPDFVSEVCQRRFSIGADGVIFIEPPKGEGDIRFRVFNGDGSEAEMCGNGIRCFAKFVYENAIIRKEKLKVETLAGLKIVDLNIDRGSVTSARVDMGFATFKTAEIPMKTVKDEFIEEHLEVDGQDIKLTAVNVGNPHAIIFVDDLKSVDLEGLGPLIENHPVFPERINVHFVEILNPSEVKMVTWERGVGPTLACGTGATATVIAGNRIGKLDKEVLVHLPGGELKIQTYKMDNRIGAYMEGEATLVFDGILSW; this is translated from the coding sequence ATGCCAAGGATGATATTATTTTCTAAAATGCACGCCCTAGGCAATGATTATATAATTGTGGATGAGAGTAGAGCAGAATGTATAAGCGAAGATGAAAAACCAGATTTTGTATCCGAAGTTTGTCAGCGGAGATTCTCCATCGGTGCAGATGGTGTCATATTCATAGAACCTCCAAAAGGAGAGGGGGATATAAGGTTCAGAGTATTCAATGGTGATGGAAGCGAAGCAGAAATGTGCGGTAATGGTATAAGATGTTTTGCCAAGTTCGTATATGAGAACGCCATCATAAGAAAAGAGAAACTAAAAGTAGAAACCCTCGCAGGCCTCAAAATCGTAGATTTAAACATTGATAGGGGGTCTGTGACTTCTGCACGTGTAGATATGGGATTTGCAACCTTTAAAACTGCTGAAATACCGATGAAAACTGTCAAGGATGAATTCATAGAAGAGCATCTTGAGGTTGATGGCCAAGATATAAAGCTTACAGCAGTTAATGTAGGTAATCCACATGCTATCATATTCGTGGATGATTTAAAATCTGTGGATTTGGAAGGACTCGGACCTCTCATAGAGAATCATCCTGTTTTTCCAGAGAGAATTAATGTACATTTCGTTGAGATCTTAAACCCATCAGAGGTTAAGATGGTTACATGGGAGCGTGGTGTTGGACCCACACTAGCTTGTGGGACTGGGGCCACGGCCACGGTTATTGCAGGTAATAGGATTGGAAAATTGGATAAGGAGGTACTTGTTCATCTTCCTGGTGGTGAACTTAAAATCCAAACTTATAAAATGGACAATAGAATAGGCGCTTATATGGAGGGTGAGGCTACCCTAGTATTTGATGGGATATTGTCATGGTAA
- the lysA gene encoding diaminopimelate decarboxylase, with product MLNVEVNDKGHLLIGGADTVKLAEDYDTPLYVIDEKRIRENYQRLHKAFTRYYPNFQILYACKANTNLTVLRILEDEGSGIDAVSPGEIYMALLSGFKPEKILYTGNNLRDDEILFATESGVMINIDSKSQLLRLSKITDPENVKISFRINPMVGAGHHEHCITGGELSKFGIREDEAIKVYKLAQELGFQPIGIHAHIGSGILDPEPFMLAVEKLMDIAGKVSKATKIDFKFIDFGGGLGIPYHPSEKPLDIKEFAEKITSLFMEKLDEHSLGEPAMYLEPGRYIVGDAACLLTRVNTIKESYRKFAGVDAGFNTLVRPVMYGSYHHIIVANRANEKPVEKIDIAGNLCESGDLFARDRKLPELREGDILAILDAGAYAFSMSSQYNSRPRPAEILVKDGEAEIIREREDFSDLISKQVIPPRLLK from the coding sequence ATGTTAAATGTTGAAGTTAATGATAAAGGACATTTGTTAATTGGTGGAGCAGATACAGTTAAACTTGCTGAAGATTATGACACACCACTTTATGTCATAGATGAAAAACGGATAAGAGAAAATTACCAGAGACTCCACAAAGCCTTCACAAGATACTATCCCAACTTCCAAATATTATATGCTTGTAAAGCAAATACAAATCTTACAGTTTTAAGGATACTTGAAGATGAGGGTAGCGGAATCGACGCCGTCTCCCCAGGAGAAATATACATGGCCCTACTCTCAGGCTTCAAACCAGAAAAGATCCTATACACAGGTAATAATCTCAGAGACGATGAAATACTCTTCGCAACCGAATCAGGGGTTATGATAAACATTGACTCAAAATCGCAGCTTCTAAGACTTTCAAAGATAACAGATCCAGAGAATGTTAAGATATCATTTAGGATAAACCCCATGGTAGGCGCGGGACACCACGAACACTGCATAACCGGCGGAGAACTTAGTAAATTTGGTATAAGAGAAGACGAGGCCATTAAAGTTTACAAGTTAGCCCAAGAACTCGGTTTCCAACCAATAGGGATCCATGCACATATAGGCTCAGGGATACTCGACCCAGAACCATTCATGTTAGCCGTTGAAAAACTCATGGACATAGCAGGCAAAGTATCAAAGGCCACAAAGATAGACTTCAAATTTATAGATTTCGGTGGAGGTCTTGGAATACCATACCATCCAAGTGAAAAACCATTAGATATCAAAGAATTTGCCGAGAAGATAACAAGTCTCTTCATGGAAAAATTAGACGAACATTCTCTTGGAGAACCTGCAATGTACCTTGAACCTGGAAGATACATAGTGGGTGATGCCGCTTGCCTCCTAACGAGAGTTAACACTATAAAAGAGAGTTATAGGAAGTTTGCTGGTGTTGATGCCGGGTTCAACACCTTGGTGAGGCCTGTGATGTATGGTTCATACCACCATATAATCGTGGCAAATAGAGCCAATGAAAAGCCGGTAGAGAAGATTGATATAGCAGGAAATCTATGCGAATCGGGCGACCTTTTTGCAAGGGATAGAAAACTTCCAGAACTCAGAGAAGGGGACATATTAGCCATATTAGATGCTGGTGCATATGCATTTTCCATGTCATCACAATATAATTCAAGGCCCAGACCAGCTGAAATCCTTGTAAAAGATGGTGAAGCCGAGATCATAAGGGAGAGGGAAGACTTTTCAGATCTTATAAGCAAACAAGTGATACCACCAAGACTCCTAAAATAG
- a CDS encoding DUF655 domain-containing protein: protein MEEYAIILDYLPLGYVSEGLGGFKRKPVAQAIGKDEFTLLELTPKPGVDLEIHEEVYIGKGKRDKIARINRRLRHNELTATARVELPYVIEEIIKSNEEKFVKFFNEAGPISTRLHQLELLPGIGKKHMWDILKAREEKKFESFEDIKKRVPMLADPVKILVKRVLMELDVDKAKRGKRKYVLFTRPPRRRVEPRK from the coding sequence ATGGAAGAGTATGCCATCATCCTAGACTATCTCCCATTAGGGTATGTGAGCGAAGGCCTAGGCGGTTTCAAAAGAAAGCCGGTAGCCCAGGCCATCGGCAAAGACGAGTTCACACTCTTAGAATTAACACCAAAACCTGGTGTGGACCTTGAAATACACGAGGAAGTTTATATAGGGAAGGGTAAAAGGGATAAGATAGCTAGGATAAACAGGCGACTCCGCCACAACGAATTAACAGCCACGGCAAGAGTTGAATTACCCTATGTCATAGAGGAAATTATAAAATCAAATGAGGAAAAGTTCGTCAAATTCTTTAATGAAGCAGGACCCATAAGCACAAGACTCCACCAATTAGAACTATTACCAGGGATCGGTAAAAAGCACATGTGGGACATCCTCAAGGCGCGTGAAGAAAAAAAATTCGAGAGCTTCGAGGATATTAAAAAAAGAGTCCCTATGTTAGCAGATCCCGTTAAAATACTCGTTAAAAGGGTTCTCATGGAACTAGATGTTGATAAGGCAAAAAGAGGTAAAAGAAAATACGTACTTTTCACAAGACCGCCCAGAAGAAGGGTGGAGCCAAGAAAATAA
- a CDS encoding acetylornithine transaminase, with protein sequence MDTDEIIELEKKYIMQTYSRQPIVLSHGKGARVWDIDGKEYIDCFAGVAVNSIGHAHPKVAVAICHQAQKLIHCSNIYYNKEQVELARLLTSISPHDRVFFANSGAEANEGAIKLARKYTGKGEIIAAENSFHGRTLATVTATGQDKYKEPFKPLPPGFKHVPYGDIQAMAEAITDDTAAILLEPIQGEGGVVVPPEGYLEDVQALARENDILFILDEVQTGFGRTGALFASELFGVQPDITTVAKAMGGGYPIGAVLANEDVASAFEPGDHGSTFGGNPLGCAAAIAAIEVIVGENLAENAKKLGEYFKGRLEDLMGKYDIIEDVRGYGLMLGVELGIKCDKIVDEARKMGVLINCTADKVIRLVPPLVIKKDEIDKVIEVLDNIFASI encoded by the coding sequence ATGGATACTGATGAAATAATTGAACTTGAAAAAAAGTATATCATGCAAACATATTCTCGCCAGCCTATCGTCCTCTCACATGGTAAAGGAGCTCGTGTCTGGGACATAGACGGTAAAGAGTACATTGACTGTTTTGCAGGTGTTGCAGTGAACAGTATAGGACATGCACACCCAAAGGTTGCAGTTGCCATCTGTCACCAAGCACAGAAACTCATACACTGCTCAAACATATACTACAACAAAGAACAGGTAGAATTGGCGAGATTACTCACCTCCATTTCACCCCATGACAGAGTATTCTTTGCAAATAGCGGGGCGGAAGCCAATGAAGGCGCTATAAAACTTGCAAGGAAATATACGGGTAAAGGCGAGATAATAGCCGCTGAGAATTCGTTCCACGGGAGAACACTTGCAACTGTAACAGCAACAGGACAAGACAAATACAAGGAACCATTTAAACCACTACCCCCAGGTTTCAAACATGTACCCTATGGTGACATCCAAGCCATGGCAGAAGCAATAACAGATGATACCGCAGCCATACTACTAGAGCCTATACAAGGCGAAGGAGGAGTTGTAGTCCCACCAGAAGGCTACTTAGAGGATGTTCAGGCGCTTGCACGAGAAAATGATATCCTATTCATCCTTGACGAGGTTCAAACCGGCTTTGGAAGGACAGGGGCCTTGTTTGCATCAGAACTTTTCGGCGTGCAACCTGATATAACAACGGTAGCTAAGGCTATGGGTGGAGGCTACCCTATAGGTGCTGTATTAGCAAATGAAGATGTAGCATCAGCATTCGAACCAGGAGATCACGGATCAACATTCGGGGGGAACCCTTTGGGTTGTGCGGCTGCCATAGCAGCCATAGAAGTTATAGTAGGTGAGAATCTAGCAGAGAATGCTAAGAAATTGGGTGAATACTTTAAAGGGCGGTTAGAAGATTTAATGGGCAAATATGATATCATAGAGGATGTTAGAGGCTATGGTTTAATGTTAGGTGTTGAACTTGGGATTAAATGTGATAAAATAGTTGATGAAGCGAGAAAGATGGGAGTGCTCATAAATTGTACAGCTGATAAAGTTATAAGACTTGTACCACCATTAGTCATAAAAAAAGATGAAATAGACAAGGTTATTGAGGTCCTAGATAATATTTTTGCTTCCATCTAA
- a CDS encoding tRNA pseudouridine(54/55) synthase Pus10, with product METEKRLEKLLDITDGSICPNCLGRKFSDILPGPGNVKRAESLIETFKLKKSTVECKICKGILEDLEKTADYVEEKIKKLNLEFSTILVGSRLPENLLSADEKINEILNIEVESIKKEINRELGKILKKRFNCGVDFENPDIVVKVDFRKSKPRVWIQINPLFIEGRYRKLVRGIPQTKWPCRECKGRGCPRCNFTGKMYPTSVEELVAEPALKATQGSRSKFHGAGREDVDVRMLGRGRPFVLEIKEPKIRKINLKKISDEINKSAKGKIQVLDLKFSNRNRKVEIKTSSSYKIYKAKVKLKDKIEPSALEKLKSLNLIKQRTPKRVAHRRADKIRKRRVIDIRWNIIDSRTFEVILKTEGGLYIKELISGDDGRTKPSVSEILNTSAECIELDVLEVG from the coding sequence GGACATCACAGATGGGAGCATATGCCCAAATTGTCTTGGACGCAAATTCTCAGATATTCTACCGGGACCAGGTAATGTTAAAAGGGCTGAAAGCCTGATTGAAACCTTCAAATTAAAAAAATCAACTGTTGAATGCAAAATCTGTAAAGGAATATTAGAAGACCTTGAAAAAACAGCAGACTATGTCGAAGAGAAAATAAAAAAATTAAACCTTGAATTTTCAACCATACTAGTAGGAAGCAGACTACCAGAAAACCTATTAAGTGCTGATGAAAAGATAAACGAAATATTAAACATAGAAGTTGAAAGCATAAAAAAAGAAATTAACAGAGAACTCGGGAAAATCCTAAAAAAAAGATTTAATTGTGGAGTAGACTTCGAAAACCCTGATATTGTTGTTAAGGTTGACTTCAGAAAATCGAAGCCACGAGTATGGATACAGATAAACCCATTATTTATAGAAGGCAGATACAGAAAACTCGTAAGAGGCATACCCCAGACCAAATGGCCTTGCAGAGAATGTAAAGGTCGCGGATGTCCAAGGTGCAATTTCACAGGTAAAATGTACCCCACCTCAGTTGAAGAATTAGTCGCAGAGCCCGCGCTCAAAGCAACCCAAGGTTCAAGGTCAAAATTCCACGGGGCTGGAAGAGAAGATGTTGATGTGAGAATGCTTGGGAGAGGAAGGCCCTTCGTACTCGAAATTAAAGAACCGAAGATAAGAAAAATAAACTTAAAAAAGATTTCTGATGAAATCAATAAATCCGCTAAAGGCAAGATCCAGGTTCTAGATTTGAAATTCTCCAACCGCAACCGTAAAGTAGAAATCAAAACTTCATCTTCTTATAAGATTTACAAGGCAAAGGTAAAATTAAAGGATAAAATCGAACCATCAGCCTTGGAAAAACTGAAATCTCTAAATTTGATTAAACAAAGAACCCCAAAGAGGGTCGCCCACAGAAGAGCAGACAAGATACGGAAAAGAAGAGTAATCGATATTAGATGGAATATAATCGACTCTAGAACCTTTGAGGTTATATTAAAGACTGAAGGGGGGCTTTACATAAAAGAGCTTATTTCAGGTGATGATGGAAGGACAAAACCCAGTGTAAGTGAAATACTTAACACTTCCGCAGAATGCATCGAACTTGACGTCCTAGAAGTTGGATGA
- a CDS encoding NUDIX domain-containing protein: MKPFIPVVRALILEDDRILLLKRSASSRTNPGLWELPGGKLLNGETLDEALKREVYEETGLIVSPIRVIGAFQQDFPFKVSVNIIFHVKVEDGILSLSDEHEAYKCVRIWEIGNLKVSPWLSDFKESLDGSKNII, from the coding sequence ATGAAACCATTCATACCGGTTGTAAGGGCACTTATACTAGAAGATGATAGGATACTATTACTTAAAAGGTCGGCTAGTTCCAGGACAAACCCCGGGTTATGGGAACTTCCTGGGGGTAAATTGTTAAATGGTGAGACACTTGACGAGGCACTGAAGAGGGAGGTTTATGAGGAGACAGGCCTTATAGTATCCCCCATTAGGGTTATCGGTGCGTTTCAGCAAGATTTCCCATTCAAGGTGTCTGTGAATATTATCTTCCATGTTAAGGTTGAGGATGGTATTCTAAGTTTAAGTGATGAACATGAAGCATATAAATGTGTCAGGATATGGGAAATTGGAAATCTTAAAGTTTCTCCTTGGCTCAGTGACTTCAAAGAATCCTTAGATGGAAGCAAAAATATTATCTAG
- a CDS encoding DNA glycosylase, with protein MQKAFNIKAREFDLEATMYSGQTSQPPWHKNGKYYSELLIIDNKPSLVTIKQEDNKLHVKIESPEKVPLSEVKEKLNHIFDLKFDIEGFYDFLSSYPPLDSIVDYSRGLRLFLAKDIFECIISSITSANCSIKRWTKAIDNMKRLWGQKYTFSKGTFYSFPAPDVLANLDDDSLRLAGVGYRAKYIRKTSKRITRIKLDVMDYDEAFHLLLKFPGIGPKVADCILLYGFRKLEAFPVDVWIKKIMEHFFSVDDRHLRDFAREEFGEYAGYVQLYLYDYARKSGIFGGV; from the coding sequence ATGCAGAAGGCCTTCAACATCAAGGCAAGGGAATTTGATCTTGAGGCTACAATGTACAGTGGCCAGACATCCCAACCCCCATGGCACAAAAATGGAAAATATTACAGTGAACTTTTAATAATAGATAACAAACCTTCTCTTGTAACAATAAAACAAGAAGATAATAAACTCCACGTTAAAATAGAATCCCCAGAAAAAGTACCTTTATCAGAGGTTAAAGAAAAGCTAAATCATATATTCGATCTTAAATTCGATATTGAGGGATTTTATGATTTTTTAAGCTCTTATCCACCACTTGATTCTATAGTGGATTACTCAAGGGGGCTTAGACTCTTCCTGGCCAAAGACATCTTTGAGTGCATTATATCATCTATAACATCGGCAAATTGTTCAATAAAGCGTTGGACCAAGGCAATAGATAACATGAAAAGATTGTGGGGTCAAAAATATACATTCTCCAAGGGTACATTTTATAGTTTCCCAGCCCCTGATGTTCTGGCCAATTTGGATGATGATAGTCTGCGTTTGGCTGGTGTAGGATATCGTGCAAAATATATCAGGAAAACATCTAAGAGGATAACTAGGATAAAATTGGATGTTATGGATTATGATGAGGCTTTCCATCTACTTTTGAAGTTTCCAGGCATCGGGCCGAAAGTTGCAGATTGCATACTACTTTATGGTTTCAGGAAACTTGAAGCATTCCCTGTTGATGTATGGATAAAAAAGATAATGGAACATTTTTTCAGCGTCGATGATAGGCATCTGAGGGATTTTGCAAGGGAGGAGTTTGGTGAATATGCAGGTTATGTGCAATTATATCTTTATGATTATGCAAGGAAGTCTGGGATCTTTGGGGGTGTCTGA